Proteins encoded by one window of Nicotiana tabacum cultivar K326 chromosome 10, ASM71507v2, whole genome shotgun sequence:
- the LOC107761966 gene encoding uncharacterized protein LOC107761966: MANNGYSMVMVIEHLQCTMSKDLLCKFPDNSAFDFDYTQSSIWSPLVPRPLSSVSSRRRLSSGLSRKLSYEDVSAGCIGAASFKKVTAKIKRKFSTAVSENMKEYQKLKKRKYKAFDFTTPTPRKECVKVLRAVSKHFKKKKNKKDSKAEVNFSKCSTDYSLMRSSTYP, encoded by the exons ATGGCCAATAATGGATATTCAATGGTGATGGTAATTGAGCATTTACAGTGTACCATGTCCAAAGATCTGCTCTGCAAATTTCCAGACAACTCCGCATTCGATTTCGACTATACTCAGAGTTCCATTTGGTCTCCTCTAGTACCTCGACCATTGTCTTCTGTGTCGTCTCGCCGGAGGCTCAGCTCGGGTCTGTCGCGAAAGCTGTCGTACGAGGATGTCTCAGCAGGCTGTATCGGCGCAGCCAGTTTCAAGAAAGTGACTGCAAAAATCAAGAGGAAGTTCTCCACTGCTGTGTCTGAGAATATGAAAGAATATCAGAAATTGAAGAAGAGAAAGTATAAGGCGTTTGATTTCACTACTCCAACCCCAAGAAAG GAGTGTGTTAAGGTACTGAGAGCAGTTTCAAAGCatttcaagaagaagaagaacaagaaagattccaaagctgAAGTTAATTTTTCCAAATGTTCGACTGACTACAGTCTCATGCGAAGCTCTACATATCCATAG
- the LOC142161803 gene encoding glucose-6-phosphate/phosphate translocator 2, chloroplastic-like, with protein sequence MAFSVGKSFGLSTTFDPLQQNIFSSKPYVSSFFSKKIALQKCDKANILSKKPLYISAVSGFGHVDESKSRDKLVQCNAYEASRPQSIPISIDFDQETQVAAAQKLKIGLYFATWWALNVVFNIYNKKVLNAFPFPWLTSTLSLAAGSLIMLVSWATRIAETPKTDIDFWKALFPVAVAHTIGHVAATVSMSKVAVSFTHIIKSGEPAFSVLVSSLLLGETFPLPVYLSLLPIIGGCALAAVTELNFNLIGFMGAMVSNLAFVFRNIFSKKGMKGKSVGGMNYYACLSIMSLLILTPFAIAVEGPQVWALGWQNAVSQIGPNFVWWVVAQSVFYHLYNQVSYMSLNEISPLTFSIGNTMKRISVIVSSIIIFQNPIQPVNALGAAIAIFGTFLYSQAKQ encoded by the exons ATGGCCTTCTCTGTAGGGAAATCTTTTGGACTTTCCACAACTTTTGATCCCCTGCAACAAAATATTTTCAGTTCTAAACcttatgtttcatcatttttctccAAGAAAATTGCCCTGCAAAAGTGTGACAAAGCCAATATTCTGTCCAAAAAACCTCTGTATATTTCAGCAGTTAGTGGATTTGGACATGTTGATGAATCAAAATCTAGGGACAAATTGGTCCAATGCAATGCCTATGAAGCAAGCAGACCACAGTCAATACCAATTAGCATTGATTTTGATCAAGAAACTCAAGTTGCTGCAgctcagaagctcaagattgggCTTTATTTTGCAACATGGTGGGCTTTGAATGTGGTGTTCAATATTTATAATAAGAAGGTTTTAAATGCCTTTCCATTTCCATGGCTTACTTCCACTCTTTCACTTGCTGCTGGCTCTCTCATTATGCTGGTTTCTTGGGCTACTAGAATTGCTGAAACTCCCAAAACTGACATTGATTTTTGGAAAGCTTTGTTTCCT GTTGCTGTGGCGCATACAATTGGACATGTGGCTGCAACAGTAAGCATGTCAAAAGTTGCAGTTTCATTCACACACATAATCAAGAGTGGAGAGCCTGCTTTCAGTGTTTTGGTTTCAAGTTTACTTTTGGGTGAAACGTTTCCATTGCCAGTTTACCTTTCACTTTTGCCAATAATTGGTGGTTGTGCACTTGCTGCTGTTACTGAGCTCAATTTTAACCTAATTG GTTTTATGGGGGCAATGGTATCAAACTTGGCATTTGTATTCAGAAACATATTCTCAAAGAAAGGGATGAAAGGGAAGTCTGTTGGAGGGATGAATTACTATGCTTGTCTTTCCATTATGTCTCTTTTGATTCTTACACCCTTTGCCATTGCTGTGGAGGGTCCACAAGTATGGGCACTTGGTTGGCAGAATGCAGTCTCCCAAATTGGTCCTAATTTTGTATG GTGGGTTGTGGCCCAGAGTGTGTTCTATCATTTGTACAATCAAGTCTCCTACATGTCCCTAAATGAGATCTCCCCATTGACATTTAGCATTGGTAACACTATGAAGAGAATTTCAGTCATAGTTTCCTCCATCATCATATTCCAAAATCCAATTCAACCAGTGAATGCCCTTGGTGCGGCCATTGCAATTTTTGGAACTTTCCTCTACTCACAG